The sequence ACCGCGTTCGTCGCGGAGGAGACGGACACGGGCGCCGCCTGGCGGGCGCTGCGCGCGGCCGTCGCCGCGGCCGGGTACGACTGCCCGCGCGAGCTGAGCCTCGCGCTGCTCGGCGACCCGCCCCCCGACCTCGCGGGCGAGCCGGTGCCGACCGGCTTCGCCATCCCGCGCACGCGCCTCGGCGCCGCGGCGGTACGGCTCCTGGCCGCGCTCGTCGCGGGCGAGGTCGCCGAGGAACCGCTCGTGCCCTGCGCCTTCCGGCCGGGGGCGACCGCGGGACCGGCGCCCGAAGCCGTACGGGACCTGGCGGCGACCTGACACGCCGCCGGACCCCGTACCCGTCACACGGCGGGACCCGTCACACCGCAGGACCGCAGGACCGCAGGCCGCAGGACACGCACCACCAGCACCACCTAGGAGAGTTTGTGACCAGCCAACCGGACATCCTCGTCGTCGGCGGCGGCCTCGGCGGGGTCGCCGCCGCCCTCGCCGCCTGCCGGGCGGGGCGCACCGTCGTCCTGACCGAAGAGACCGACTGGGTCGGCGGCCAGCTCACCTCGCAGGCCGTGCCCCCGGACGAGCACCCGTGGGTCGAGCAGTTCGGCGTCACGGCCTCGTACCGCGCGCTGCGCGAGGCGATCCGCGACTACTACCGCACGCTGTACCCACTGCGCGCAGAGGCGGCGGCGCAGCCGACGCTCAACCCGGGCGCCGGGCGCGTCAGCAAGCTGTGCGCGGAGCCGCGCGCGGGACTCGCGGCGCTGGAGGGCATGCTCGCCCCGTACCGCTCCGCCGGGCTCCTCACGCTGCTCACCGAGCACCGTCCCGTCGCCGCGACGACCGAGGGCGACAACGTCACCTCGGTCACGGTCGAGAACCTGCGCGACGGCAGCCGTCGCACGCTCGCGGCGCCGTACGTGCTCGACGCGACCGAGACCGGCGAGCTGCTCGCACTCGCGGACGTGGAGCACGTGCTCGGCGCCGAGTCGCGCGCCGAGACCGGCGAGCCGCACGCGCCCGAGCAGGCCGACCCGCTCAACCAGCAGGGCATCACCTTCTGCTTCGCGCTCTCGCACCACGAGGGCGAGGACCACACGATCGAGAAGCCCGCCGACTACGACTTCTGGCGCTCCTACCGGCCGGACTTCTGGCCGGGCCCGCTCCTCGGCTTCCTCGCGCCCGACCCGCGCAGCCTGGAGGCCGTGCCCCGCACCTTCGTGCCGAACCCGGAGCAGGACCCGCTCGCGGTGAGCGCCGACCAGTCGGCCGACGCCGGGGACAAGGAGCTCTTCGGCTTCCGCCGCATCCTCGCCCGCAAGCTGCACCGCGAGGGCGCGTTCGGCTCCGACATCACGCTCGTCAACTGGCCGCTCAACGACTACTGGCTCAAGCCCCTGATAGGCGGCGGCGAGAAGACGACGGCGGAGGCGGTCCGCGAGGCCAAGCAGCTCTCGCTCTCCGTCCTCTACTGGCTCCAGACCGAGGCCCCGCGCGCGGACGGCGGCAAGGGCTTCCCCGGGCTGCGGCTGCGCCCCGACGTCATGGGCACCGAGGACGGGCTCGCGAAGGCCCCGTACGTGCGCGAGTCGCGGCGCATCAAGGCCGTCACGACCGTCACCGAGCACGACGTCGCGATCGACCTCGTCGGCCCGACCGGCGGCACCCGCTACCGGGACGCGGTCGGCGTCGGCAGCTACCGCATCGACCTGCACCCCTCGACCGGCGGCGACAACTACGTCGACATCGGCTCGGTGCCCTTCGAGATCCCGCTCGGCGCGCTCGTGCCGCGCCGCGTGCGCAACCTGCTCCCGGCCGGCAAGAACATCGGCACGACGCACCTCACCAACGGCTGCTACCGGCTGCACCCCGTCGAGTGGAACATCGGAGAGGTCGCGGGCGCGCTCGCCGCGCACTGCCTCGACGAGGGGCTGACGCCGCGCGAGGTGCAGGCGGACGACGGGCGCTTCGCAAACTTCGCGGGGCTCCTCGACCGCTCGGGCGTCGAGCGGCACTGGCCGGAGGTACGCGGCTACTGACCCCACCGGGCCCGGGAAGCTCCATGGCGCGCCCGGCCACCCGGGGCGGAGACCGCCGGGCGGGACAGCTCCACCTGTCCCGCCCGGCCCACCGCCCACGCAAGCGCCGACCCAGCACAAGGAGGTGCCCAGACCATGACCACCCACCGCATCCGCGTCGGCATCGACGTGGGCGGAACCTTCACCGACGCCGTCGCCGTGGACAGCGCGACGCTCGCCCTCGTCGGCCAGGTGAAGGTCCCGACCAGCCACCATCACGAGGACGGGGTCGCGCACGGCATCGTGACCGCGCTCGACAAGCTGCTCACCGAGACCGGGCACTCCGCCAAGGACGTGTCCTTCCTGGCCCACGGCACGACACAGGCTACCAACGCCCTGCTGGAGGGCGATGTGGCGACCGT comes from Streptomyces sp. Tu6071 and encodes:
- a CDS encoding FAD-dependent oxidoreductase gives rise to the protein MTSQPDILVVGGGLGGVAAALAACRAGRTVVLTEETDWVGGQLTSQAVPPDEHPWVEQFGVTASYRALREAIRDYYRTLYPLRAEAAAQPTLNPGAGRVSKLCAEPRAGLAALEGMLAPYRSAGLLTLLTEHRPVAATTEGDNVTSVTVENLRDGSRRTLAAPYVLDATETGELLALADVEHVLGAESRAETGEPHAPEQADPLNQQGITFCFALSHHEGEDHTIEKPADYDFWRSYRPDFWPGPLLGFLAPDPRSLEAVPRTFVPNPEQDPLAVSADQSADAGDKELFGFRRILARKLHREGAFGSDITLVNWPLNDYWLKPLIGGGEKTTAEAVREAKQLSLSVLYWLQTEAPRADGGKGFPGLRLRPDVMGTEDGLAKAPYVRESRRIKAVTTVTEHDVAIDLVGPTGGTRYRDAVGVGSYRIDLHPSTGGDNYVDIGSVPFEIPLGALVPRRVRNLLPAGKNIGTTHLTNGCYRLHPVEWNIGEVAGALAAHCLDEGLTPREVQADDGRFANFAGLLDRSGVERHWPEVRGY